ATGCTGCAACCTCTCAATTACTGCTTATTTGTGTTCGGTTGGTTTTGTTTTGTAGGCCACTATAAGCGTGGTGCTTTAACTCCTGCTTATGCTTATAGAGTTGTTGACCATGAGGGGGGCGTTTGATTACCTCATATCTTAAATTTGAAGTGATCTGAGATTTGAGGGTCTTAGATCATAGGATTTCATATGCTTCATTTCTACAAGGATGCAAGAATTACACCAGGACTTGTAAACCTTGAGAGTCCTTAGATGTCAAGTCAGCATCTCACCTGCcccccttctcttcctctgaCCTGGGATCcattaatttgaggcaaatgTGGATCTTCTTGGTCCTCAAATCCATGGTATGCTAGAACCATGATTTTGATGTTGGCCTCATGCTATCAGGTGCTCGGATCTCAGATTTGGAATAATGAAACACCTCCTTAATATTGATGTGCCACAGGAGTGGTTTCCATCAATGATAATGGATCTTATAAATCAAAGAATTGTGGGTTTTGGTGTCAACAGTGCATGAACTGCACAATTTGAAGGATGCATTTTGGTGGTTGACATAGTATTCATGTCTACCATTGGCTTTTGACTAACAGAATGACCCGTGAAATTCACCATGTCACTCTTTTAGAGTCTGCATAACAGAAGCCGGTGTCAATTTCCAAAAAGAAGATGATTGTGCAATGCCAGAATGCAAATGGACACTGGGGATACCCTGAGTCCCTTTGAGGCATTCCATCCATGCCAAtgccattttttccttttgacagCTGGAGTACCTTTTTGTCTTTTGGCAGGCAGAATACCAAAAATTAACagatgtgtgtgtttttttgcATGTGCTTTGCTCGTGCATATCCTGAACTTCCTAGCAGCTAATTTCATCTGGTCTTATTATTATTGGATAACTAGATTTCAAGAAACCTTACAGAAGTTTACTAAAGTTGGTTGTTTTTGGTAAAAAAACAGTTAAGCAATGCATCTTGTAGTAAAGTAGACTTATTTCACCATTATTTTATAACTTGAATTGTTCTCTCTGCTGGAATTGTCTGTATCCCTGGTTATATTGTGTCTGAGTCAATGCGTGATGTTTAATTGATGAAAACAGGTATATGATGTAACCAAGTTCTTGGAGGATCATCCAGGTGGAGATGAAGTTCTATTATCTGCCACTGGTACGATTTACAGTGTAACAGTAGCATCTCTGATTGTGACTTAATGTTTTGGTTAGGCACTTGCCTTGAGATGGTAATGGACCTTCTTTCTTTGATGGCAGGGAAGGATGCCACAGATGATTTTGAGGATGTTGGGCATAGCACCAGTGCACGAGCAATGATGGATGAGTACTTGGTTGGTGAGATTGATGCATCATCCTTCCCCACAAAACCGAAATACATGCCACCGAAGCAGCCTTACTATAACCAAGACAAGACTTCTGAGTTCATTATCAAGATTCTCCAGTTCCTTGTCCCGCTGGCAATCTTGGGCCTTGCTGTTGCCATTCGTTTTTATACCAAATCAAGCTAAACCAGCTAGAGTCAACGGTCTTCATTTTGCATCATCTTATAGTTTCTGTTTTTTCTAGCATGTAGAAGCAGTCCATGGTTGGTGTCTGGTACTTGATGATGCATGTTTGCTCCTCTTCTTTTGAACTGGATCATATGCCTTTGTCTGTTGGCTGAAATTATAAAGTTGTTTTCGTGGTTGCCTTTCAATCAGATTTTacatttgaattatttttaggAAAATAGCACAGTT
This window of the Nymphaea colorata isolate Beijing-Zhang1983 chromosome 2, ASM883128v2, whole genome shotgun sequence genome carries:
- the LOC116249343 gene encoding cytochrome b5-like, with the translated sequence MGSELKVFTLGEVSKHNNPKDCWLVISGKVYDVTKFLEDHPGGDEVLLSATGKDATDDFEDVGHSTSARAMMDEYLVGEIDASSFPTKPKYMPPKQPYYNQDKTSEFIIKILQFLVPLAILGLAVAIRFYTKSS